In the Colius striatus isolate bColStr4 chromosome 3, bColStr4.1.hap1, whole genome shotgun sequence genome, TTGCAGCAactgctcagctctgccctAACACTGAGCTCACGTGTGCGGCACCTTCCAGATGCTCTTGGACTTCACAAGGGCCTGACAGCCCCTGCTATACAGACACCCAGCCTCCAGCACCACGGGCAGGCACTGCAACTGCCAGCCTGGAACTTCATCCCTTCAGTACAACAGAGTTACTCCTGTGTGATGAACTTGGCAGTGCTGTGGGACAAACCATTTCTTACCAGCAGGCTGGAAACAACGTGGGTGCCGGCCCCAGCGTGGGATTTGCTGGCAGAAACCCGACCAGCTGGGCAAGTTGGTACCAACTGAGTGGAGCCAGCTGGCCCTCAACTCCAACGTAGTGAAGGCCGTGGCAATCCTCTCCATGCTTCCTTCAGCCGCTGCGTGCAGGGTTGATGGGAACACTCAGGCTTTGTTCTAGAGACGGCAAAGTACATTGTGAAGTACTAAAGCCCAGGGTAAGCAGGAAGCAGATACAAACACACAGCTTCTGACCTGTGTCCACCCTCCTGGGGAAGTTGAGGTTTTAAAGAATTGTTTCTTTCAAAGGCTGtttttgggggaaaagaaagaagctctGCACGACCGGTCAGCCTCCTGCCACCGCTGTCCCGACCAGAGCGGGCAGTCTGCCTTCACTCTGAGCTCAGCTTTAACCAGCGACCGGCCCAGAACTAAACAGGACTCGGTCGGGATTAAACACACCACACTCATTACTCAAGTGAGAAACAAGGAGGCAAGAGTGATTTCCCAGTTTGTGTGAGGATGGATGGAAGGGGGTGGCCAGCCCTCTGCCTCCCACCTGTGCTGTAGCCAAGTGTCGAAGCGCTGCAGAGCAGGGACGGCCGGTGGTGCCCCGGGGCTGCTGGAGAGCCCTACGGCACAAACCCAGGAGCCATCGtggcaggcagaggaggaagcaCAGCCATCCGTGGGCTCTGTCCCTCCCTGGGGCAAATGGCCTCTTTTAAGGGGCATTTTCCACACAGATTAGTCGGGACACATCATCTCACACACACTTCCCCTCTGCAAAGGGGAATGGGTGGCAGAGCACCCATTTCTCACTGTGTGCGAgttcctctctccttctcccttccaCCCTGCTTTATTTCTGAGCTTTTCCAAGAGCCACTGGTCCCCATCAACTGCTCACTGTCACAGAAATGTCACTTTCTCTCACAGTGTCTATTCCTTACAAAGTCTCCCGTGACACACCAAGGTTCCCGTGGATGTAGCTGATCATTTGTAGTTTGTAAATAAAATTCCCTAACTTTACATTAACTCTATCATAATAAACTATTTTTGCACCAGCCTCTGCATGCTGTGTAGTGAGTTGTTTCTTTCCAAAAGGACCCTACAACAGAAAGGAGCAGAGGCCAGAGCACAAACGAGCTGTTTGCTTTTATAGTCGCCCTTCACAAAGGAAATGCAGCCGGCAGCACTTCGGTAGCAGCATGTTTAAAGCAGCATAAATCTAATGCTGCTGAACAGGATTTACCAGATAATGACCTTCCTCAGCTTCTTCCATAGTTGCTATGCCACAGATCATGCTTTTCCCCCAGCGCCACGCCAGCTTTCTCCAACAGATCTGCTCTCTGTTGATGTTACTCCACGTATCCTAAGTAACACCCAAGGAGCTGTCAGAACTGTTAATGATTCAGATCTTTGGAACAACCAGCTCCCAAGGACTTCTTGGAGCACAAAAACCAGAAGATGATGTTGAGCTTTCTCCTGTGAAAACTGTTTATTTAGTAGTGCCAATCGCAGCAAAACTGGTAACAAAATGTTGAGACCTCTCTCCATTTTGAGGCCATTTATATTCAGTACAAAGTAATTCTTACACAGACACTGCTGAGTCCTGAAATTCCGGAGTCTGTTCCTGTCTTTCTTCCACCCTGAACTGTAGGAACAAGAGAtcttacctcctcctccctcttcacTCCCTGTCCCCCACGTGCTGCTGCCAACACAGCATCCGAATGTGGCCAGGACATGGTGTCCTGCCACTGCTCCCCTTTGAAGTCAGTGACTGAACTCCAGTCGTGCCTGCTCTCAAGACACAACAGCCTGAGCCCAACggcttctctcctttctttcctgagCTCCTTCCCTCCACCTGCCTGCTGGAAGAGGAGCTGTCACTGGTATCTGTCCTCAGGCTTCTATGGTGGAGCTCTGCTGATCTTACACCAAAGGAAACCTGTACACAATCAAAACGTGCTTCTCAGTTCTGCCTTCCTATTGCCCACTAATCACCTTTTACAAACCTTCAACCATTAACACCAACAAGAAACGTAACTAAAACGCCTAATCTCTCTATACAAACTCTAGCTTTGCTGTAGCCCTCAACTTTACTGAAGTAACAGAGCCATTGAGCTACAGTTCCATTCTGCATGCTCCCAAGTTGGAAAATGCTCATCTCACCCTGGAAACACCAGCCCAGCACCGTATGAACGTATCTGGTCTGTGCTGGGGCATTGCAATGAGCCATTCTAAGCTCTGTGAACACAGTCATATCACAGTTAGACTCACAAAACAACTTGGCAAATAGTTGGATCATTCACTCTACCATGGGAATGCCCCACATCAGGGAACCCGTGCCACTTCAGGGTAGCAAACACTTTGCTCCTCTGCAGGAGCTGACCTAAACTGCACCCAAATGGATAGCACAGTGCCGTCTGCACATAACAAATCCATGAGTGCTCTCGGTTAAGTCTTCCACCAGCCCTGTGAGGCTGCTCAATCATTTGTCTTTGGAAAGAAAGCTGTAGTTGACAGGATTGCATTCTTCCCAAATCCTTTCAAACTCATCCTGAAAAGGCTTCACAAACTTGACGTCGTCCACCACCAGCACATTCTCCCAGTTGTTCTGGACAGCTTGGGTGGTCCAGTTGAGGGAGCCGGTGATGAGCAGCGTCCCGTCCACGATCGCGAACTTGTGGTGCATGTAACCGTCCTGGTTGTGGCGCACCTGGATCCCTGCAAAGACACAACCGGCCCGTCAGCGGTAACCGCGGCCGTCGCCCAGCACCCGGCCGTGCTGCCCGCGGGGCGGCCGCCTCACCGGCGCGCCGCAGGAAGCCGATCTGGGAGCCCCCCGACCCCATGTTCAGCTCGTCGGTGACGACGCGGACGCGGACGCCGCGGCGGTGGAGGAGCTGCACGGCGTATCCCAGCTGCGGGCAGGAGAAGGCGAAGAGGCAGACGTCGAGGGAGCGGCGGGCGCCGAGCAGGTGCCGCAGGAGGCGGGTGAAGGAGCTGTCACGGCGCGGCAgcgggcagaggcagggccggGCCGGCACTCCGGGCTGCGCCGCCTCGGCCAGCAGCTCCTCGGTGCAGC is a window encoding:
- the PLD6 gene encoding mitochondrial cardiolipin hydrolase — encoded protein: MRPGLALAAGLALAVALAVWRRRRRPVREVLFFPSQPSCTEELLAEAAQPGVPARPCLCPLPRRDSSFTRLLRHLLGARRSLDVCLFAFSCPQLGYAVQLLHRRGVRVRVVTDELNMGSGGSQIGFLRRAGIQVRHNQDGYMHHKFAIVDGTLLITGSLNWTTQAVQNNWENVLVVDDVKFVKPFQDEFERIWEECNPVNYSFLSKDK